One segment of Thermus tengchongensis DNA contains the following:
- a CDS encoding outer membrane lipoprotein-sorting protein, which yields MKRFGILLLALAAFALGQSPLEKLKSALDRLRGPAHQAVYALTVERPGSSRTYRLRVYTDGERAHLRVLEPKAEAGMAFLSLGQDLYLYDPRLGRTLRLPPSGRSERFLGSDLTYQDLMGRDLEELFQVTEEGGTLRLMPKPGAPTPYGRVEVYLKEGFIERVLYYDQRGQAVRELRLGSYQRLDGAYLPRTLELKDLTRQGYRTLVEVTEVQVGPVPERCFSPLYLERGC from the coding sequence ATGAAGCGGTTTGGCATCCTTCTTTTGGCCCTTGCGGCCTTCGCCCTGGGGCAAAGCCCCCTGGAGAAGCTCAAGTCCGCTTTGGACCGCCTGCGGGGGCCTGCCCACCAGGCGGTCTACGCGCTCACGGTGGAGCGGCCTGGGTCCAGCCGCACCTACCGCCTTAGGGTCTACACCGATGGCGAGCGGGCCCACCTCCGGGTCCTGGAGCCCAAGGCGGAGGCGGGGATGGCCTTCCTCTCCCTGGGCCAGGACCTCTACCTCTATGACCCCCGCCTGGGCCGCACCCTGCGCCTGCCGCCTTCGGGCAGGAGCGAGCGGTTTTTGGGATCGGACCTCACCTACCAGGACCTCATGGGGCGGGATCTGGAGGAGCTTTTCCAGGTGACCGAGGAAGGAGGCACCCTGCGCCTTATGCCAAAGCCTGGCGCGCCCACCCCGTACGGCCGGGTGGAGGTGTACCTCAAGGAGGGTTTCATCGAGCGCGTCCTCTACTACGACCAGCGGGGGCAGGCGGTGCGGGAGCTCCGGCTGGGGAGCTACCAGCGCTTAGACGGAGCCTACTTGCCCAGGACCCTAGAGCTAAAGGACCTCACCCGGCAGGGCTACCGCACCCTGGTGGAGGTGACCGAGGTCCAGGTGGGCCCGGTGCCCGAGCGCTGCTTCAGCCCGCTGTACCTGGAAAGGGGGTGCTAG
- a CDS encoding ABC transporter permease: protein MSLLRLAWRNVLRQRRRTTLLSLVVIYVTVAVLFLFGFLDGYGESLVEAYAEYVEAPVVVAREVWWQDPDPENGFRELPAVAHPLVQAATPRLSLYALLRSPYRMQGGVVLGVDPQGEKVLSRVPFRVGEGRWLQGPGEVVLGHRLAERLDVRVGERLVVETGKEALGLLVVGLVRAGVGNVDFGGVYLHLEDAQRLSGREIVATHLALKVPRGKEEGVAKALNQALPEGLRARGVWELMGPIRADYEASRLFYVPLLSLFMLLAAIAVVSTTYVSVRERLREFAVAESLGLSPFRLAAQVALEAALASGLGLLLGLLLGYALLWYTSTHDVFGPLMRLSVELLPESGLSEHLYTALRPVYALYAAMVVGLSALLALLFPGRLVLALEPTRYLKGE, encoded by the coding sequence ATGAGCCTACTCAGGCTAGCCTGGCGCAACGTGCTCCGGCAGAGGCGGCGCACCACCCTGCTTTCCCTGGTGGTGATCTACGTGACCGTGGCCGTGCTCTTCCTGTTTGGCTTCCTGGATGGTTACGGGGAGAGCCTGGTGGAGGCCTACGCCGAGTACGTGGAGGCCCCGGTGGTGGTGGCCCGGGAGGTTTGGTGGCAGGACCCAGACCCGGAAAACGGCTTCCGAGAGCTGCCGGCGGTGGCCCACCCTCTGGTGCAGGCGGCCACGCCCAGGCTTTCCCTTTACGCCCTCCTCCGCTCCCCCTACCGGATGCAGGGGGGCGTGGTCCTGGGGGTGGACCCCCAAGGGGAAAAGGTCCTTTCCCGCGTGCCCTTCAGGGTGGGGGAGGGGCGGTGGCTTCAGGGGCCGGGGGAGGTGGTCCTGGGCCACCGCCTGGCGGAGCGGCTGGATGTGCGGGTGGGGGAGAGGTTGGTGGTGGAGACGGGGAAGGAGGCCCTGGGCCTTTTGGTGGTGGGCCTGGTGCGGGCTGGGGTGGGGAATGTGGATTTCGGCGGGGTTTACCTGCACCTGGAGGATGCCCAGAGGCTTTCCGGGAGAGAGATTGTGGCCACCCACCTGGCCCTGAAGGTGCCCCGGGGGAAGGAGGAGGGGGTGGCCAAGGCCCTGAACCAGGCTTTGCCGGAGGGGCTTCGTGCTCGAGGAGTGTGGGAGCTCATGGGTCCCATCCGTGCGGACTACGAGGCTAGCCGCCTCTTCTACGTGCCCCTCCTGAGCCTTTTCATGCTTCTGGCGGCCATCGCCGTGGTGAGCACCACCTACGTGAGCGTGCGGGAAAGGCTTAGGGAGTTCGCGGTGGCGGAGAGCCTGGGGCTTTCCCCCTTCCGCCTGGCGGCTCAGGTGGCCCTCGAGGCCGCCCTGGCCAGCGGCCTGGGCCTCCTCCTGGGCCTCCTCCTAGGCTACGCCCTCCTCTGGTACACCTCCACCCACGACGTCTTCGGTCCCCTCATGCGCCTTTCCGTGGAGCTTTTGCCGGAGTCGGGGCTTTCCGAGCACCTTTATACCGCCCTGCGCCCGGTCTACGCCCTCTACGCCGCCATGGTGGTGGGCCTTTCCGCTCTCTTGGCCCTCCTCTTCCCGGGCCGGCTGGTTCTTGCCCTGGAGCCCACCCGCTACCTGAAGGGGGAGTGA
- a CDS encoding ABC transporter permease — protein MLRLAWRNLWRTPGRSLTTGGVVALVVFLSLVFLSVYAGGLDAFFRLLLERTGHLVVRVEGYGEREDLESLAFVPPALPLPSGARVEGVVEGGCLVLAGERSRYAVVTGLEPAGLARQKNLLKAGRLPEAPGEALLGEALAQALRVGLGDEVVAYAPGGLGLGVYAFRVVGLLDLPETHLEARTLVVPLADAQAFLAPGRVTRLEVRLEGLGLYDLKPLEELKAALMPHLQGLVAETWLEANPAYAAILPLYDTVMALYVGVFFLLGGLILLNALYLSLVERVREFGLLAALGLTGRRVMALVFWESLLLVGVFALVGLGAGLLVHLELADGFRLPLPQWILEQYREFGLPEVLHGRLSLKEVLLTLGYAVGTGLLAALWPGWLASRLEPVEAMRYVP, from the coding sequence GTGCTCCGCCTGGCCTGGCGCAACCTGTGGCGCACCCCGGGCCGAAGCCTCACCACCGGGGGCGTGGTGGCCCTGGTGGTCTTCCTCTCCCTGGTCTTCCTCTCGGTGTACGCCGGGGGGCTTGACGCCTTCTTCCGGCTCCTTTTGGAGCGCACCGGGCACCTGGTGGTCCGGGTGGAGGGGTACGGGGAGCGGGAGGACCTGGAGAGCCTGGCCTTCGTCCCGCCCGCCCTGCCGCTCCCTTCCGGGGCGCGGGTGGAAGGGGTGGTGGAGGGGGGGTGCCTGGTCCTTGCTGGGGAGCGGAGCCGCTACGCGGTGGTCACGGGTCTGGAGCCCGCGGGCTTGGCCCGGCAGAAGAACCTCCTTAAGGCGGGCCGCCTGCCGGAGGCGCCGGGGGAGGCCCTTTTGGGCGAGGCCCTGGCCCAGGCCCTTAGGGTGGGCCTGGGGGACGAGGTGGTGGCCTACGCCCCCGGGGGCTTGGGCCTTGGGGTGTACGCCTTCCGGGTGGTGGGGCTTTTGGACCTGCCGGAGACCCACCTCGAGGCCCGCACCCTGGTGGTGCCCCTGGCCGACGCCCAAGCCTTCCTGGCCCCGGGCCGGGTGACCCGGCTGGAGGTGCGCCTGGAAGGCCTCGGGCTTTACGACCTCAAGCCGCTGGAGGAGCTCAAAGCCGCTCTGATGCCCCACCTCCAGGGGCTGGTGGCCGAAACCTGGCTGGAGGCCAACCCCGCCTACGCCGCCATCCTGCCCCTTTACGACACGGTGATGGCCCTTTATGTGGGCGTCTTCTTCCTCCTCGGGGGGCTCATCCTCTTGAATGCCCTCTACCTCTCCCTGGTGGAACGGGTGCGGGAGTTCGGGCTTTTGGCCGCCCTGGGCCTCACCGGGCGGCGGGTCATGGCCCTGGTCTTCTGGGAAAGCCTCCTCCTGGTGGGGGTCTTTGCCTTGGTGGGCCTGGGGGCCGGGCTTCTGGTGCACCTGGAGCTGGCGGACGGCTTCCGCTTGCCCCTTCCCCAGTGGATTTTGGAGCAGTACCGGGAGTTTGGCCTGCCGGAGGTGCTCCACGGGCGGCTTTCGCTGAAGGAGGTCCTCCTTACCTTGGGGTACGCGGTGGGGACGGGGCTTTTGGCGGCCTTATGGCCGGGGTGGCTGGCCTCGAGGCTGGAGCCGGTGGAGGCCATGCGCTACGTGCCGTAG
- a CDS encoding ABC transporter ATP-binding protein gives MPILEAKGVRKVYRGDGVETEALRGVDLALEPGEFTALVGPSGSGKSTLLHLLSGLDLPTEGEVWVGGVALSRLSRSERARFRLERIGLVFQAYNLLPVLTALENAAFVLELRGLPRPERERRAMEALAALGLREKAGRFPRQLSGGEQQRVAVARALAAEPLLVLADEPTANLDSKTGLALIERMKALNEEKGVTFLFSTHDPRLLEHVKRIVRLEDGRIVGEERR, from the coding sequence ATGCCCATCTTGGAAGCCAAAGGCGTGCGCAAGGTGTACCGGGGGGACGGGGTGGAAACGGAGGCCCTGCGGGGGGTGGACCTCGCCCTGGAGCCGGGGGAGTTCACCGCCTTGGTGGGGCCCTCGGGGAGCGGGAAGAGCACCCTCCTGCACCTTCTTTCGGGGCTGGACCTGCCCACGGAGGGAGAGGTGTGGGTGGGCGGGGTGGCCCTTTCCCGGCTTTCCCGCTCGGAGCGGGCCCGCTTCCGGCTGGAAAGGATTGGCCTGGTGTTTCAGGCCTACAACCTCCTGCCCGTTCTCACCGCCCTGGAGAACGCGGCCTTCGTCTTGGAACTGCGGGGCCTTCCCCGGCCGGAGCGGGAGCGGCGGGCCATGGAGGCCCTGGCGGCCCTGGGCCTAAGGGAGAAGGCGGGGCGGTTTCCCCGGCAGCTTTCCGGCGGGGAGCAACAGCGGGTGGCCGTGGCCCGGGCCCTGGCGGCGGAGCCCCTTTTGGTCCTGGCCGACGAGCCCACCGCCAACCTGGACTCCAAGACGGGCCTGGCCCTCATCGAGCGCATGAAGGCCCTGAACGAGGAAAAAGGGGTTACCTTCCTCTTCTCCACCCACGACCCCAGGCTTTTGGAGCACGTGAAGCGCATCGTGCGCCTGGAGGACGGGCGCATCGTGGGGGAGGAGCGGCGCTAA